A single Cottoperca gobio chromosome 5, fCotGob3.1, whole genome shotgun sequence DNA region contains:
- the setd5 gene encoding histone-lysine N-methyltransferase SETD5 isoform X2, producing MSIVIALGVTTPETSYSDMAAGSDPESVEASPAVNEKNYNNHSCGSAQSHGYRGLPYAMQQSSVVCCQDHNYGAPPPPTPPASPLSQTIIPRMDLNGVVRGSRYHETTEDNSADSDSSSEEDGAVASWCHCSLTPDGLLIKCDNCRGLNRRKGAEGQHRKTENVSAGESSATESGDEEVSPSTISYTATQHTPTSIKLTVNRVKRSKSKKRKKSTEKARGTPKGKKVKAFREGSRKSMRMKNSTTEASVLDENTAEGWESRIRQWTDQYEEALVNQYSADVQTLLQLHRAASNTVSKTESDSTKPPTTTQIHASGDAMDTINRTELACNNTVLGSQMQLQLGRVTRVQKHRKILRAAKNLEPDTLIIEYRGKVMLKQQFEVNGYFFKKPYPFVLFYSTFNEVEMCVDARTFGNDARFIRRSCTPNAEVQHMIAEGMIHLCIYAVCQIAKDAEVTIGFDYDFNSCNYKVDCACHKGNQNCPVQKHNLSPRESLLSSPSLPPPSPLVGAETRRRKARRRELENCLTGDSNQSLDQHQEAKDLQGTSDAEESLLDELKLEEGEEGEEDENGVAISSKRTCNSLERRRKRVGGAEVKEEGGESEDGAGNPAGITPIPQNTGVGVSTRRTTYVMEVPSIEEKTSLPNPPAPTAPPKPARPNKPRPKSRISRYRSSSSQRARRQRQALAQQAAAAAAAAAAMAATPSSADQGASLDEEGYQGPYGAEHGHGEGGLASHLLDGDGHSLNCINRGNLRYPKTKKYLVTEWLNDKVPGAEKVHQEVPVERLLRITTDPTVLATTLNMLPGLSHSSLICTTPRHYVRFGSPFNPERRRPRPLQMDGTYGCYKKRWIKQVEDESCSASLEDGTESTSSQQSTSSRSTPNPLSSEVNAPFKKRRSKYMAERIPAPSDHLLRPLSPITPPLPEDSLHPPLYTPCGSLLPNGLAYSPMPSLPASRCNTPLQFENISSPEASPVHRPESISPEPCLQTDFDIPRPQFPDLSLPSSLESPVAVSSDDFSLPGGPSDSQGPSSIGATSLNHVSCPSDLTSQNREQAFRTEFNLIYTCSPLNANLGNPVATDRHLSQSEGGFSPAESFHSSISGQGLLGDVGPGSMSPYVEPNYGGGYPDSGTPPHTSNPPQKKKRANQHTISLLTGKPDYQAIAVRSEYKPVQNMVSLLEYRKRKQGSGRDSEPAASSSSLGGTPTRSGSHYSQDCHQQMQPPASPHSSFSSSAHTSSIPQTEEVSPPDYQGSSGLPRHQDSNNQWMVPTTVERLREGQGVLERVLRSIKMERSYKRSDGSTEKESDAERYEMQAASPMKSPHRYSPSVYSQQSSESHRQTDSPSFLQQTANSPFRGSYSPSSGQSFFPRFSTAHPGVSQDHPPSSYPSRTPTPTSDSRLPAGSLHQQSGSSNVDGGHSYGSSHLKASLLNSSGPVGIPTPDPRAHDGQTKIDSGAHASRGSQQQVSRTLKSGSPGQTALQASSRLLSATGPTHYPQRGTSLSQFQHSPLQGPGVRTQSGSF from the exons ATGAGCATAGTAATCGCGCTGGGAGTCACCACACCTGAAACGTCTTACTCAGATATGGCTGCTGGATCAGA CCCTGAGTCAGTTGAAGCAAGCCCTGCCGTGAATGAAAAAAACTACAACAACCACAGCTGTGGGAGTGCACAGAGTCATGGGTATCGGGGTCTACCATATGCT ATGCAACAGTCTTCCGTTGTGTGTTGTCAGGATCACAACTATGGCGcgccccctccccccaccccaccTGCCTCCCCGCTCTCCCAAACCATCATTCCCCGCATGGATCTCAACGGTGTGGTACGTGGCTCCCGATATCACGAAACTACTGAGGACAACTCGGCAGACAGCGACAGCTCCTCAGAGGAGGACGGGGCGGTGGCCAGCTGGTGTCACTGCAGCCTGACGCCGGATGGCCTGCTCATCAAATGTGACAACTGCAG GGGACTCAACAGGAGGAAAGGAGCAGAAGGCCAAcacagaaaaactgaaaatgtctCAG CTGGAGAGAGCAGTGCCACTGAAAGTGGTGACGAAGAGGTGTCGCCCTCCACCATCTCTTACACTGCCACCCAGCATACGCCCACCAGCATCAAACTCACTGTCAACCGGGTCAAAAGGAGCAAAtccaaaaagagaaagaagagcacAGAGAAGGCTCGTGGAACACCGAAGGGCAAGAAAGTCAAG GCTTTCAGAGAGGGGTCTAGGAAGTCCATGAGGATGAAG AACTCTACAACGGAGGCCAGTGTGTTGGATGAGAACACAGCAGAGGGATGGGAGAGCAGGATCCGCCAGTGGACGGACCAGTATGAGGAGGCTCTGGTCAACCAGTACAGTGCTGATGTCCAGACACTCCTTCAGCTTCACCGCGCTGCCAGCAACACCGTCTcaaagacagagagcgacagtaCAAAGCCTCCCACCACCACACAGATCCATGCCTCAGGCGATGCCATGGACACCATCAACCGCACTGAGCTGGCCTGTAACAACACAGTGCTGGGCTCACAGATGCAG CTCCAGTTGGGGCGGGTAACACGGGTGCAGAAACACAGGAAGATCCTCCGCGCAGCCAAGAACCTGGAACCAGACACACTCATCATTGAATACCGGGGAAAGGTCATGCTCAAACAACAATTTGAAGTCAACGGGTACTTCTTCAAAAA ACCCTACCCATTTGTGCTATTCTACTCAACATTTAATGAAGTAGAGATGTGTGTTGATGCAAGGACCTTTGGAAATGACGCCCGCTTCATCAGGAGGTCCTGTACACCTAATGCTGAG GTCCAGCATATGATTGCTGAGGGGATGATCCATCTGTGTATCTACGCCGTCTGTCAAATTGCAAAGGACGCTGAGGTCACCATTGGGTTTGACTACGACTTCAATAGCTG TAATTACAAAGTGGACTGTGCCTGCCATAAGGGCAACCAGAACTGCCCGGTGCAGAAGCACAACCTGAGTCCCAGGGAGAGCTTGCTCAGCAGCCCCTCCCTGCCACCTCCCTCCCCTCTGGTAGGGGCTGAGACCCGAAGAAGAAAAGCCCGGAGGAGAGAGCTGGAGAACTGCCTCACTGGTGACAGCAACCAGAGCCTGGACCAGCACCAGGAGGCCAAAGACCTGCAGGGGACCAGTGACgcggag GAGAGTCTGCTGGATGAATTGAAGctggaagagggagaggaaggagaggaggatgaaaatGGGGTTGCCATCTCCAGTAAAAGA ACATGTAACAGTCTGGAAAGGAGGCGTAAGAGAGTGGGAGGAgcggaggtgaaggaggagggtGGGGAAAGTGAGGACGGGGCAGGAAACCCTGCTGGGATCACTCCCATACCCCAGAACACAGGAGTGGGGGTCAGCACACGACGCACCACCTATGTCATG GAAGTACCATCTATTGAAGAAAAGACCTCATTACCCAACCCGCCTGCCCCAACTGCTCCCCCTAAACCTGCACGACCTAACAAGCCTCGGCCTAAAAGTCGGATCTCTCGCTACCGGTCAAGTTCATCCCAGCGTGCCCGGCGACAGCGCCAGGCCCTCGCCCAACAAGCAGCCGCTGCAGCCGCAGCAGCTGCAGCGATGGCAGCAACGCCATCATCAGCTGATCAGGGTGCTTCTCTGGACGAGGAGGGATATCAGGGCCCATATGGTGCTGAACATGGCCACGGAGAGGGCGGGCTCGCGAGTCATCTCCTTGATGGAGATGGCCACAGTCTAAACTGCATAAATAGAGGCAACTTACGATACCCCAAGACCAAGAAG tACCTGGTGACAGAATGGTTGAATGACAAGGTCCCTGGAGCAGAGAAGGTCCACCAAGAGGTGCCTGTTGAGCGCCTGCTCCGGATAACCACTGACCCTACGGTGCTGGCCACCACCCTCAACATGCTGCCAGGCCTTTCCCACTCATCGCTCATCTGCACCACACCCAGACACTACGTCCGTTTCGGCTCCCCCTTTAACCCAGAGAGACGCCGACCCCGCCCTCTCCAAATGGACGGCACTTATGGATGCTACAAAAAG AGATGGATAAAGCAGGTGGAGGATGAGAGCTGTTCAGCCAGTCTGGAGGATGGCACGGAGTCCACCTCCTCCCAGCAAAGTACCAGTAGCAGATCCACCCCCAACCCCCTGTCAAGCG aagTCAACGCACCATTTAAAAAGCGCCGCTCAAAGTATATGGCAGAGAGGATACCAGCACCCTCGGACCACCTGCTTCGCCCGCTGTCACCCATCACACCGCCGCTCCCAGAGGACTCCCTCCACCCTCCGCTCTACACCCCCTGTGGCTCTCTGTTGCCCAACGGCCTGGCCTACTCACCCATGCCCTCCCTGCCTGCCAGCCGCTGCAACACACCGCTGCAGTTTGAA AACATATCCTCCCCTGAGGCGTCTCCTGTTCACCGGCCGGAGTCTATCTCTCCTGAG CCATGTCTTCAGACAGACTTTGACATCCCTCGGCCTCAGTTCCCCGACCTATCACTCCCCTCCAGCCTGGAGAGCCCTGTGGCTGTGAGCTCAGATGACTTTTCCCTTCCTGGAGGCCCTTCAGATTCCCAAGGCCCATCATCTATAGGGGCCACTTCCCTGAACCATGTTTCCTGTCCTTCAGACCTAACCTCCCAAAACAGGGAGCAGGCCTTCAGGACAGAGTTCAACCTCATATACACCTGCTCGCCCCTCAACGCAAACCTGGGGAACCCTGTGGCCACAGACCGCCACCTCTCCCAGTCAGAAGGAGGCTTTTCCCCAGCAGAGTCTTTCCACAGTTCCATAAGTGGCCAGGGGCTGCTGGGAGATGTGGGCCCCGGATCCATGTCACCCTATGTCGAGCCTAATTATGGGGGAGGCTACCCGGACAGTGGCACACCTCCTCACACCAGCAACCCACCACAAAAGAAGAAG AGGGCCAACCAGCATACCATTAGTCTGCTGACAGGGAAGCCAGATTACCAGGCTATAGCTGTAAGAAGTGAATACAAGCCAGTACAAAATATG GTGTCTTTGCTGGAGTACCGTAAGAGGAAGCAGGGCAGCGGTCGCGACTCAGAGCCAGCCGCCAGCAGCTCGTCTCTGGGCGGGACCCCCACCCGATCTGGCTCTCATTACAGCCAGGACTGCCATCAGCAGATGCAGCCCCCCGCTTCCCCACACAGCTCATTCTCTTCCTCAGCACACACCTCCTCCATCCCACAGACAGAGGAGGTCAGTCCTCCAGACTACCAGGGCTCGTCAGGGCTGCCCAGACACCAGGACAGCAACAATCAGTG GATGGTCCCCACTACTGTTGAACGTCTAAGGGAAGGTCAGGGGGTTCTGGAGCGAGTGCTAAGAAGCATCAAGATGGAGCGGAGTTACAAGAGGAGTGATGGCTCCACTGAGAAGGAATCTG atGCAGAGCGTTATGAGATGCAGGCAGCATCTCCCATGAAGAGTCCACACAGATACAGTCCCTCTGTGTACTCACAGCAG tcatCAGAAAGTCACCGGCAGACCGACAGCCCGTCGTTCCTCCAGCAAACTGCCAACTCTCCATTCCGGGGTTCCTACAGTCCCTCATCAGGCCAGAGCTTCTTCCCACGCTTCTCCACCGCTCACCCTGGAGTGTCCCAAGACCACCCTCCATCCTCCTACCCCAGTcgcacccccacccccacctcaGACTCCAGGCTGCCAGCGGGCTCTCTACACCAGCAGAGTGGTAGCAGTAATGTGGACGGAGGCCACAGCTACGGCAGCAGTCACTTAAAAGCGAGCCTTTTGAACAGCAGCGGCCCAGTGGGGATTCCCACCCCGGACCCCAGGGCCCACGACGGGCAGACTAAGATAGACTCGGGGGCCCACGCCTCCAGGGGGAGTCAACAGCAGGTGTCTCGCACCCTGAAGTCGGGCAGCCCGGGCCAGACGGCGCTGCAGGCCAGCTCCAGGCTGCTGTCAGCCACTGGACCCACACACTACCCACAGCGAGGGACGAGCCTCAGTCAGTTCCAGCACTCCCCCCTTCAGGGACCCGGAGTAAGGACACAGTCGGGAAGCTTTTAG
- the setd5 gene encoding histone-lysine N-methyltransferase SETD5 isoform X7: MSIVIALGVTTPETSYSDMAAGSDPESVEASPAVNEKNYNNHSCGSAQSHGYRGLPYAMQQSSVVCCQDHNYGAPPPPTPPASPLSQTIIPRMDLNGVVRGSRYHETTEDNSADSDSSSEEDGAVASWCHCSLTPDGLLIKCDNCRGLNRRKGAEGQHRKTENVSAGESSATESGDEEVSPSTISYTATQHTPTSIKLTVNRVKRSKSKKRKKSTEKARGTPKGKKVKAFREGSRKSMRMKNSTTEASVLDENTAEGWESRIRQWTDQYEEALVNQYSADVQTLLQLHRAASNTVSKTESDSTKPPTTTQIHASGDAMDTINRTELACNNTVLGSQMQLQLGRVTRVQKHRKILRAAKNLEPDTLIIEYRGKVMLKQQFEVNGYFFKKPYPFVLFYSTFNEVEMCVDARTFGNDARFIRRSCTPNAEVQHMIAEGMIHLCIYAVCQIAKDAEVTIGFDYDFNSCNYKVDCACHKGNQNCPVQKHNLSPRESLLSSPSLPPPSPLVGAETRRRKARRRELENCLTGDSNQSLDQHQEAKDLQGTSDAEESLLDELKLEEGEEGEEDENGVAISSKRTCNSLERRRKRVGGAEVKEEGGESEDGAGNPAGITPIPQNTGVGVSTRRTTYVMEVPSIEEKTSLPNPPAPTAPPKPARPNKPRPKSRISRYRSSSSQRARRQRQALAQQAAAAAAAAAAMAATPSSADQGASLDEEGYQGPYGAEHGHGEGGLASHLLDGDGHSLNCINRGNLRYPKTKKYLVTEWLNDKVPGAEKVHQEVPVERLLRITTDPTVLATTLNMLPGLSHSSLICTTPRHYVRFGSPFNPERRRPRPLQMDGTYGCYKKRWIKQVEDESCSASLEDGTESTSSQQSTSSRSTPNPLSSEVNAPFKKRRSKYMAERIPAPSDHLLRPLSPITPPLPEDSLHPPLYTPCGSLLPNGLAYSPMPSLPASRCNTPLQFENISSPEASPVHRPESISPEPCLQTDFDIPRPQFPDLSLPSSLESPVAVSSDDFSLPGGPSDSQGPSSIGATSLNHVSCPSDLTSQNREQAFRTEFNLIYTCSPLNANLGNPVATDRHLSQSEGGFSPAESFHSSISGQGLLGDVGPGSMSPYVEPNYGGGYPDSGTPPHTSNPPQKKKVSLLEYRKRKQGSGRDSEPAASSSSLGGTPTRSGSHYSQDCHQQMQPPASPHSSFSSSAHTSSIPQTEEVSPPDYQGSSGLPRHQDSNNQWMVPTTVERLREGQGVLERVLRSIKMERSYKRSDGSTEKESDAERYEMQAASPMKSPHRYSPSVYSQQSSESHRQTDSPSFLQQTANSPFRGSYSPSSGQSFFPRFSTAHPGVSQDHPPSSYPSRTPTPTSDSRLPAGSLHQQSGSSNVDGGHSYGSSHLKASLLNSSGPVGIPTPDPRAHDGQTKIDSGAHASRGSQQQVSRTLKSGSPGQTALQASSRLLSATGPTHYPQRGTSLSQFQHSPLQGPGVRTQSGSF, encoded by the exons ATGAGCATAGTAATCGCGCTGGGAGTCACCACACCTGAAACGTCTTACTCAGATATGGCTGCTGGATCAGA CCCTGAGTCAGTTGAAGCAAGCCCTGCCGTGAATGAAAAAAACTACAACAACCACAGCTGTGGGAGTGCACAGAGTCATGGGTATCGGGGTCTACCATATGCT ATGCAACAGTCTTCCGTTGTGTGTTGTCAGGATCACAACTATGGCGcgccccctccccccaccccaccTGCCTCCCCGCTCTCCCAAACCATCATTCCCCGCATGGATCTCAACGGTGTGGTACGTGGCTCCCGATATCACGAAACTACTGAGGACAACTCGGCAGACAGCGACAGCTCCTCAGAGGAGGACGGGGCGGTGGCCAGCTGGTGTCACTGCAGCCTGACGCCGGATGGCCTGCTCATCAAATGTGACAACTGCAG GGGACTCAACAGGAGGAAAGGAGCAGAAGGCCAAcacagaaaaactgaaaatgtctCAG CTGGAGAGAGCAGTGCCACTGAAAGTGGTGACGAAGAGGTGTCGCCCTCCACCATCTCTTACACTGCCACCCAGCATACGCCCACCAGCATCAAACTCACTGTCAACCGGGTCAAAAGGAGCAAAtccaaaaagagaaagaagagcacAGAGAAGGCTCGTGGAACACCGAAGGGCAAGAAAGTCAAG GCTTTCAGAGAGGGGTCTAGGAAGTCCATGAGGATGAAG AACTCTACAACGGAGGCCAGTGTGTTGGATGAGAACACAGCAGAGGGATGGGAGAGCAGGATCCGCCAGTGGACGGACCAGTATGAGGAGGCTCTGGTCAACCAGTACAGTGCTGATGTCCAGACACTCCTTCAGCTTCACCGCGCTGCCAGCAACACCGTCTcaaagacagagagcgacagtaCAAAGCCTCCCACCACCACACAGATCCATGCCTCAGGCGATGCCATGGACACCATCAACCGCACTGAGCTGGCCTGTAACAACACAGTGCTGGGCTCACAGATGCAG CTCCAGTTGGGGCGGGTAACACGGGTGCAGAAACACAGGAAGATCCTCCGCGCAGCCAAGAACCTGGAACCAGACACACTCATCATTGAATACCGGGGAAAGGTCATGCTCAAACAACAATTTGAAGTCAACGGGTACTTCTTCAAAAA ACCCTACCCATTTGTGCTATTCTACTCAACATTTAATGAAGTAGAGATGTGTGTTGATGCAAGGACCTTTGGAAATGACGCCCGCTTCATCAGGAGGTCCTGTACACCTAATGCTGAG GTCCAGCATATGATTGCTGAGGGGATGATCCATCTGTGTATCTACGCCGTCTGTCAAATTGCAAAGGACGCTGAGGTCACCATTGGGTTTGACTACGACTTCAATAGCTG TAATTACAAAGTGGACTGTGCCTGCCATAAGGGCAACCAGAACTGCCCGGTGCAGAAGCACAACCTGAGTCCCAGGGAGAGCTTGCTCAGCAGCCCCTCCCTGCCACCTCCCTCCCCTCTGGTAGGGGCTGAGACCCGAAGAAGAAAAGCCCGGAGGAGAGAGCTGGAGAACTGCCTCACTGGTGACAGCAACCAGAGCCTGGACCAGCACCAGGAGGCCAAAGACCTGCAGGGGACCAGTGACgcggag GAGAGTCTGCTGGATGAATTGAAGctggaagagggagaggaaggagaggaggatgaaaatGGGGTTGCCATCTCCAGTAAAAGA ACATGTAACAGTCTGGAAAGGAGGCGTAAGAGAGTGGGAGGAgcggaggtgaaggaggagggtGGGGAAAGTGAGGACGGGGCAGGAAACCCTGCTGGGATCACTCCCATACCCCAGAACACAGGAGTGGGGGTCAGCACACGACGCACCACCTATGTCATG GAAGTACCATCTATTGAAGAAAAGACCTCATTACCCAACCCGCCTGCCCCAACTGCTCCCCCTAAACCTGCACGACCTAACAAGCCTCGGCCTAAAAGTCGGATCTCTCGCTACCGGTCAAGTTCATCCCAGCGTGCCCGGCGACAGCGCCAGGCCCTCGCCCAACAAGCAGCCGCTGCAGCCGCAGCAGCTGCAGCGATGGCAGCAACGCCATCATCAGCTGATCAGGGTGCTTCTCTGGACGAGGAGGGATATCAGGGCCCATATGGTGCTGAACATGGCCACGGAGAGGGCGGGCTCGCGAGTCATCTCCTTGATGGAGATGGCCACAGTCTAAACTGCATAAATAGAGGCAACTTACGATACCCCAAGACCAAGAAG tACCTGGTGACAGAATGGTTGAATGACAAGGTCCCTGGAGCAGAGAAGGTCCACCAAGAGGTGCCTGTTGAGCGCCTGCTCCGGATAACCACTGACCCTACGGTGCTGGCCACCACCCTCAACATGCTGCCAGGCCTTTCCCACTCATCGCTCATCTGCACCACACCCAGACACTACGTCCGTTTCGGCTCCCCCTTTAACCCAGAGAGACGCCGACCCCGCCCTCTCCAAATGGACGGCACTTATGGATGCTACAAAAAG AGATGGATAAAGCAGGTGGAGGATGAGAGCTGTTCAGCCAGTCTGGAGGATGGCACGGAGTCCACCTCCTCCCAGCAAAGTACCAGTAGCAGATCCACCCCCAACCCCCTGTCAAGCG aagTCAACGCACCATTTAAAAAGCGCCGCTCAAAGTATATGGCAGAGAGGATACCAGCACCCTCGGACCACCTGCTTCGCCCGCTGTCACCCATCACACCGCCGCTCCCAGAGGACTCCCTCCACCCTCCGCTCTACACCCCCTGTGGCTCTCTGTTGCCCAACGGCCTGGCCTACTCACCCATGCCCTCCCTGCCTGCCAGCCGCTGCAACACACCGCTGCAGTTTGAA AACATATCCTCCCCTGAGGCGTCTCCTGTTCACCGGCCGGAGTCTATCTCTCCTGAG CCATGTCTTCAGACAGACTTTGACATCCCTCGGCCTCAGTTCCCCGACCTATCACTCCCCTCCAGCCTGGAGAGCCCTGTGGCTGTGAGCTCAGATGACTTTTCCCTTCCTGGAGGCCCTTCAGATTCCCAAGGCCCATCATCTATAGGGGCCACTTCCCTGAACCATGTTTCCTGTCCTTCAGACCTAACCTCCCAAAACAGGGAGCAGGCCTTCAGGACAGAGTTCAACCTCATATACACCTGCTCGCCCCTCAACGCAAACCTGGGGAACCCTGTGGCCACAGACCGCCACCTCTCCCAGTCAGAAGGAGGCTTTTCCCCAGCAGAGTCTTTCCACAGTTCCATAAGTGGCCAGGGGCTGCTGGGAGATGTGGGCCCCGGATCCATGTCACCCTATGTCGAGCCTAATTATGGGGGAGGCTACCCGGACAGTGGCACACCTCCTCACACCAGCAACCCACCACAAAAGAAGAAG GTGTCTTTGCTGGAGTACCGTAAGAGGAAGCAGGGCAGCGGTCGCGACTCAGAGCCAGCCGCCAGCAGCTCGTCTCTGGGCGGGACCCCCACCCGATCTGGCTCTCATTACAGCCAGGACTGCCATCAGCAGATGCAGCCCCCCGCTTCCCCACACAGCTCATTCTCTTCCTCAGCACACACCTCCTCCATCCCACAGACAGAGGAGGTCAGTCCTCCAGACTACCAGGGCTCGTCAGGGCTGCCCAGACACCAGGACAGCAACAATCAGTG GATGGTCCCCACTACTGTTGAACGTCTAAGGGAAGGTCAGGGGGTTCTGGAGCGAGTGCTAAGAAGCATCAAGATGGAGCGGAGTTACAAGAGGAGTGATGGCTCCACTGAGAAGGAATCTG atGCAGAGCGTTATGAGATGCAGGCAGCATCTCCCATGAAGAGTCCACACAGATACAGTCCCTCTGTGTACTCACAGCAG tcatCAGAAAGTCACCGGCAGACCGACAGCCCGTCGTTCCTCCAGCAAACTGCCAACTCTCCATTCCGGGGTTCCTACAGTCCCTCATCAGGCCAGAGCTTCTTCCCACGCTTCTCCACCGCTCACCCTGGAGTGTCCCAAGACCACCCTCCATCCTCCTACCCCAGTcgcacccccacccccacctcaGACTCCAGGCTGCCAGCGGGCTCTCTACACCAGCAGAGTGGTAGCAGTAATGTGGACGGAGGCCACAGCTACGGCAGCAGTCACTTAAAAGCGAGCCTTTTGAACAGCAGCGGCCCAGTGGGGATTCCCACCCCGGACCCCAGGGCCCACGACGGGCAGACTAAGATAGACTCGGGGGCCCACGCCTCCAGGGGGAGTCAACAGCAGGTGTCTCGCACCCTGAAGTCGGGCAGCCCGGGCCAGACGGCGCTGCAGGCCAGCTCCAGGCTGCTGTCAGCCACTGGACCCACACACTACCCACAGCGAGGGACGAGCCTCAGTCAGTTCCAGCACTCCCCCCTTCAGGGACCCGGAGTAAGGACACAGTCGGGAAGCTTTTAG